A single region of the Sphingobium sp. TKS genome encodes:
- a CDS encoding strawberry notch-like NTP hydrolase domain-containing protein, giving the protein MSNSSLAFAFDPPSPPLVVTAAKAMASHLAAGSAISRSDINRIMTDHFGGTDALGAWSVRHAHAALELAQVQQLQASDQIQLTSSIGEAEQFFCGLDARVPTQTNRSDEQIEWQQFATPPRLAWLAARACGLMPNELVLEPSAGTGMLAVWAAKAGVRLVLNEISPLRRDCLTVAFPAARVTGHDAELIDELLDAAVVPSAVLMNPPYSHGVERGHDGRTGTRHFRSAWNRLAPGGRLVAIMPEWFDCGRLLAGVKGPVALRLNAAVERAFIKSGTGITTRLLVLDKVASSGEPVAIHTNDFRQLVELVDALPARGSLDAVPEHLSLPARAPFRLVTVPRRPLPTPARITPPASAIASLTYQSLETPALLAPQIGHYLPYRPSRIVIDGAAEHPTPLVESVAMGSIAAPKPDAVPQLPDGLIAKGLLSAAQAETLIYAASAHARDLPGRFEPEDKGCSLKASAEGQVYRQGYFLGDGTGAGKGRQVASVILDRWVRGERRHIWISKNEALLEDARRDWAALGGLPIDIQPLASWKLGTPIAMRDGILFITYPTLRSGRNDATRLDQILAWAGDDFDGVIVFDEAHAMANAAGGEGSRGKVKGSEQGIAGVRLQNLLPRARVLYASATGASDVNNLAYATRLGLWGPETAFANRETFVADIRDGGIAAMELVARDLKSLGLYTARALSFAGVEYEILEHCLTEDQITVYDAYAGAWGILCAARHKTAYREEAVMRRNAA; this is encoded by the coding sequence ATGTCTAACTCTTCCCTCGCCTTCGCATTCGATCCACCATCTCCGCCGCTTGTCGTGACGGCAGCCAAAGCAATGGCGTCGCATTTGGCAGCAGGCAGCGCGATTTCGCGTAGCGACATCAACCGCATCATGACGGACCACTTCGGCGGAACCGATGCACTCGGGGCATGGTCAGTCCGTCATGCTCACGCTGCGCTCGAGCTGGCGCAGGTTCAACAACTGCAAGCATCAGATCAGATCCAGCTCACGAGTTCGATCGGCGAGGCCGAACAGTTCTTCTGCGGCCTCGATGCCCGAGTTCCGACCCAGACCAATCGCAGCGACGAGCAGATCGAATGGCAGCAGTTTGCAACGCCGCCGCGGCTTGCCTGGCTTGCCGCACGGGCCTGTGGACTGATGCCCAACGAGCTCGTGCTCGAACCCTCGGCCGGAACGGGGATGCTTGCGGTCTGGGCCGCCAAAGCCGGCGTACGCCTAGTCCTGAACGAAATTTCACCGCTGCGCCGCGACTGCCTGACTGTGGCGTTCCCGGCTGCCCGCGTGACCGGACATGATGCCGAGCTGATCGACGAATTGCTCGATGCGGCCGTCGTCCCAAGCGCCGTGCTCATGAACCCGCCCTATTCTCACGGCGTCGAGCGGGGCCACGATGGTCGCACCGGGACGAGGCATTTCCGCTCCGCGTGGAACCGGCTTGCCCCCGGTGGTCGACTTGTCGCGATAATGCCCGAATGGTTCGACTGCGGGAGGCTTCTAGCCGGCGTGAAGGGGCCAGTTGCGCTGCGGCTCAATGCCGCAGTCGAACGCGCATTCATCAAGAGCGGCACCGGGATCACCACGCGGCTGCTGGTCCTCGATAAAGTGGCAAGCTCCGGCGAGCCTGTCGCGATCCACACAAACGACTTTCGCCAGCTGGTCGAGCTTGTGGATGCCTTGCCGGCTCGCGGCAGCCTGGACGCTGTTCCAGAGCATTTGAGCCTTCCGGCCCGTGCGCCGTTTCGCCTGGTGACGGTGCCGCGCAGGCCGCTGCCGACACCAGCCAGGATCACGCCCCCAGCCTCCGCCATCGCGTCGCTCACCTACCAGTCGCTCGAAACCCCTGCGCTGCTTGCCCCTCAGATTGGCCACTATCTGCCCTATCGCCCGAGCAGGATTGTGATCGATGGCGCGGCCGAGCATCCGACGCCGCTCGTCGAGTCTGTTGCCATGGGGTCGATCGCCGCACCCAAGCCCGACGCGGTGCCGCAGCTGCCCGACGGGCTTATCGCCAAGGGGTTGCTGTCTGCTGCCCAGGCAGAGACCCTGATCTACGCCGCCAGCGCTCACGCACGCGATCTTCCCGGCCGGTTCGAGCCCGAGGACAAGGGCTGTTCGCTCAAGGCGTCAGCAGAAGGTCAGGTCTACCGGCAAGGCTATTTCCTCGGGGACGGCACCGGCGCCGGTAAAGGCCGCCAGGTCGCGAGCGTCATTCTCGATCGCTGGGTGCGCGGCGAGCGCCGCCATATCTGGATTTCGAAGAACGAGGCGCTGCTCGAAGACGCGCGCCGCGACTGGGCCGCCCTTGGCGGTCTCCCGATCGACATCCAGCCGCTGGCGTCCTGGAAGCTGGGCACCCCCATCGCAATGCGCGACGGGATTCTCTTCATTACCTATCCGACCCTGCGTTCGGGCCGAAACGATGCAACCCGCCTCGACCAGATCCTCGCCTGGGCGGGCGACGACTTCGACGGCGTGATCGTGTTCGACGAGGCGCACGCTATGGCCAATGCCGCTGGTGGCGAAGGATCGCGGGGCAAGGTCAAGGGCTCAGAGCAGGGTATCGCTGGCGTGCGCCTGCAGAACCTCCTGCCCCGGGCAAGGGTGCTCTACGCCTCTGCCACCGGAGCGTCCGACGTCAACAACCTCGCCTATGCCACGCGCCTCGGGCTCTGGGGTCCGGAGACCGCTTTCGCCAATCGCGAGACCTTCGTTGCCGACATTCGCGACGGCGGCATCGCCGCGATGGAGCTGGTCGCGCGGGATCTCAAATCGCTCGGCCTCTACACGGCCCGGGCCCTTTCGTTCGCCGGTGTCGAGTATGAGATTCTCGAGCATTGCCTGACCGAGGATCAGATCACGGTCTACGATGCCTATGCCGGAGCCTGGGGTATCTTATGCGCAGCTCGCCATAAGACGGCTTATCGCGAGGAAGCGGTAATGCGGAGGAACGCGGCGTAG
- a CDS encoding site-specific integrase has protein sequence MRKGNPLPALLRAFFQEWLAEQRSASIHTIRSYRDTWRLLLRFVAERKGCGVARLTLTDVSAGEVRAFLHHTEHGRKTTIGTRNCRLAAIRSFFSFVADKNPEYIAQCSEVLAVPLKREPTSAPCYLEPEEVEAILAQPNRSTLEGLRDHVLLSFLYNSGARIQEALDLCPEAIRFDAPNFVRLYGKGRKERICPLWPETVALLRKLLERQPRAPDERIFVNRYGEPLGASGVRFKLNAYVEQAAKSTLTLQSKHVTPHSFRHATAVHLVAAGVDITVIRSWLGHVSLDTTNHYAQANLETKRKALEQVGAPAASNVPPSWKRDANLMGWLDTL, from the coding sequence ATGAGGAAAGGCAATCCATTGCCCGCGTTGTTGCGGGCGTTCTTCCAGGAGTGGCTGGCCGAGCAGCGCAGCGCGTCAATCCACACGATCCGCTCTTATCGCGACACCTGGCGGCTGCTGCTTCGGTTCGTCGCGGAGCGAAAAGGCTGCGGGGTCGCGCGGCTGACGCTCACCGACGTCTCGGCCGGCGAGGTGCGCGCGTTCCTTCATCATACCGAGCATGGCCGCAAGACCACGATCGGCACGCGGAACTGCCGACTGGCCGCCATCCGCAGCTTCTTCAGCTTCGTGGCGGACAAGAATCCGGAATACATCGCGCAGTGCTCAGAGGTCCTGGCTGTTCCGTTGAAGCGGGAGCCCACCTCCGCGCCGTGCTACCTCGAGCCCGAGGAGGTCGAGGCCATCCTCGCCCAGCCCAACCGATCGACACTCGAAGGGCTGCGCGACCATGTACTGCTCTCGTTCCTCTATAACAGTGGCGCGCGAATCCAAGAGGCGCTTGACCTCTGTCCCGAAGCAATCCGGTTCGATGCACCGAACTTCGTGCGTCTTTACGGCAAGGGGCGCAAGGAACGCATCTGCCCGCTCTGGCCAGAAACCGTGGCATTGCTCAGGAAGCTACTGGAGCGACAGCCGCGTGCGCCCGATGAGCGGATCTTCGTCAATCGATACGGTGAACCGCTAGGGGCGTCAGGGGTGCGGTTCAAGCTCAACGCCTACGTGGAACAAGCCGCGAAATCGACGCTGACCCTCCAGTCAAAACACGTTACGCCTCACAGCTTCCGGCACGCGACCGCCGTCCACCTCGTTGCCGCCGGAGTCGATATCACCGTCATCCGCAGTTGGCTCGGGCACGTCAGTCTCGATACGACCAATCACTATGCTCAGGCCAATCTGGAGACCAAACGAAAGGCGCTGGAACAGGTTGGCGCCCCGGCGGCGAGCAACGTGCCACCTTCGTGGAAGCGAGATGCCAATCTGATGGGATGGCTCGACACCCTATAG
- a CDS encoding tyrosine-type recombinase/integrase produces MSAWHDPDRTVVDAFLVKSQFRPGSVPTYRWFLCTFEDVARRHPAVDRQMLDAWLKEMQKRWRLSTLLNQVCIVDRFLDHLVEIGLIADNPVAALRRRYNVKQSKPIWRALASPNPDESLAALRRPAPFGSVLGDFMQDHVMLMRSRGYQYEAQAHWLLRFDRFLQARPDLAEQPLEAMIASWAAAKPTRNHAAECQKLARILTKARFRLDPTIPPKRFNPRPEREVAREHRQPHIFSPADVRRMLDTARTYPSPDAPLRPLTLYTMIMLAYCAGLRRSELAWLDLGDVDLQSSTITIRETKFYKTRILPLSDSVAVELRAYIDARRRAGGPQNPKSGLFWHAHLNDRYRPEAVTTMITNVMRRAGLKPASGRTGPRVHDLRHSMVVNRILQWYRSGINPQEKLHFLSTYMGHRDLHSTLVYITVTQDLLQEASERFRALGAPCLVTEARP; encoded by the coding sequence ATGAGCGCCTGGCACGATCCCGATCGCACCGTCGTCGACGCCTTCCTGGTAAAATCGCAGTTCCGGCCGGGAAGCGTACCGACATATCGCTGGTTCCTTTGCACCTTCGAAGATGTTGCCCGCCGGCATCCGGCGGTGGACCGGCAGATGCTCGACGCCTGGCTGAAGGAGATGCAAAAACGTTGGCGATTGTCGACGCTGCTCAATCAGGTCTGCATTGTCGACCGCTTCCTCGACCACCTCGTCGAAATCGGGCTGATCGCCGACAACCCTGTTGCTGCACTTCGCCGTCGGTACAACGTCAAGCAAAGCAAGCCGATCTGGCGGGCCTTGGCTTCCCCGAATCCCGACGAATCCTTGGCCGCGTTACGACGGCCTGCGCCCTTCGGCAGCGTGCTGGGTGACTTCATGCAAGACCATGTCATGCTGATGCGCAGCCGGGGATATCAATATGAAGCGCAGGCTCACTGGCTGCTGCGGTTCGATCGGTTCCTTCAGGCCCGTCCCGACCTCGCGGAGCAACCACTTGAGGCAATGATTGCGAGCTGGGCGGCTGCCAAGCCGACCCGCAACCACGCGGCTGAATGCCAGAAGCTGGCGCGCATCCTGACCAAGGCGCGGTTCCGCCTCGATCCGACTATCCCGCCAAAGCGCTTCAATCCCCGGCCAGAGCGGGAAGTAGCGCGGGAGCATCGGCAACCGCATATCTTCAGCCCGGCTGACGTTCGGCGTATGCTCGATACCGCACGGACTTATCCGTCGCCGGACGCTCCGCTGCGGCCGTTGACCCTCTACACCATGATCATGCTGGCCTATTGTGCCGGGCTACGGCGAAGCGAGCTGGCATGGCTCGATCTTGGTGACGTGGACCTGCAATCAAGCACGATCACGATCCGGGAAACGAAGTTCTACAAGACCAGGATCTTGCCTCTATCCGACAGTGTCGCGGTCGAACTGCGCGCGTACATCGATGCGAGGCGGCGCGCTGGCGGCCCACAGAACCCGAAATCAGGGCTGTTCTGGCATGCCCACTTAAATGACCGCTACAGGCCCGAGGCGGTTACGACAATGATTACCAACGTCATGCGCCGTGCTGGGCTCAAGCCCGCTTCGGGCCGGACCGGGCCGCGGGTCCATGACCTTCGTCACTCGATGGTGGTGAACCGCATCCTCCAGTGGTACCGGTCCGGCATTAACCCTCAGGAAAAACTGCACTTCCTCTCGACCTACATGGGGCACCGGGATCTCCACTCCACGCTGGTCTACATCACCGTCACGCAGGATCTGTTGCAGGAAGCCAGTGAACGGTTCCGCGCGCTCGGCGCCCCGTGCCTTGTCACGGAGGCGCGGCCATGA
- a CDS encoding site-specific integrase, protein MLKLHDELITELSNSLTTQNYNPVVVANHRLYARAFLDYLAECDIQVETVTPQQVDQYFGYAVQDFEIQYGRPPSARWHMLPRTAIAKLLRLAQGNWPPDAEMIGPDDEHRHEICREYEAWLREERGLASASIAALMWEARNFLRWQFDRAGAASLETLSIVDIDLYMDMRAPGLRRKSLADVAERLRSVVRHLHRTGCIPTDLTPHIIGPMLYAYEDVPSTLERSQIAAVLATTQEDRSPRGLRDYAILQLLATYGLREGEICRLRLDDVDWRAESLRICHTKTNAYSYMPLMVTVGEALLDYLRLGRPQVEVREIFVRSCAPYIAMTNLYGMIRGRLAAAGVVPAGKRGPHVFRHARAVEMLRASVPQKIIGDVLGHRSTESTNTYLKLATDDLRAVALEVPGMEVLS, encoded by the coding sequence ATGTTGAAGTTGCATGACGAGTTGATCACCGAACTCTCGAATTCGCTCACCACACAGAATTACAATCCCGTGGTCGTGGCGAACCACCGTCTCTACGCCCGCGCGTTTCTCGATTATCTGGCCGAGTGCGATATACAGGTCGAGACTGTGACGCCGCAGCAGGTCGATCAGTATTTTGGCTATGCGGTTCAGGATTTTGAGATCCAGTACGGTCGGCCTCCCAGTGCGCGTTGGCACATGTTGCCCCGCACCGCGATCGCCAAGCTCCTCCGGCTTGCTCAAGGCAATTGGCCCCCGGACGCAGAAATGATCGGTCCCGATGACGAGCATCGACATGAAATTTGCCGCGAATACGAGGCATGGCTGCGCGAGGAGCGCGGTTTGGCAAGCGCGTCCATTGCGGCGCTGATGTGGGAGGCGCGAAACTTCCTGCGATGGCAGTTCGACCGGGCCGGTGCCGCCAGCCTCGAAACGTTGAGCATCGTGGACATCGATCTCTACATGGACATGCGCGCGCCTGGTTTACGGCGCAAATCATTGGCCGATGTCGCTGAGCGTCTCCGTTCGGTGGTTCGCCATCTGCATCGGACGGGTTGCATCCCGACCGATCTGACGCCACACATCATCGGCCCCATGCTCTATGCCTACGAAGATGTGCCGTCGACGCTGGAAAGGAGCCAAATCGCCGCGGTTCTGGCGACAACGCAGGAGGACAGATCGCCACGCGGACTACGCGATTATGCGATACTTCAGCTGCTTGCCACGTATGGGCTGCGCGAAGGTGAGATATGCCGCCTTCGGCTCGATGACGTGGACTGGCGCGCAGAATCCCTCCGGATCTGCCACACCAAGACCAACGCGTACTCGTACATGCCGCTAATGGTGACTGTTGGTGAAGCGCTGCTGGATTATCTGCGCCTTGGGCGGCCCCAGGTTGAAGTGCGGGAAATCTTCGTCCGATCCTGCGCACCCTATATCGCAATGACGAACCTGTACGGCATGATCCGCGGTCGGTTGGCCGCCGCAGGCGTAGTGCCAGCAGGAAAGCGGGGGCCGCATGTCTTCCGCCACGCACGTGCGGTCGAAATGCTGCGGGCATCGGTCCCGCAAAAGATCATCGGCGACGTGCTCGGGCATCGATCCACCGAATCCACCAATACTTATCTCAAACTGGCAACAGATGATCTCCGAGCCGTGGCACTCGAGGTGCCTGGAATGGAGGTGCTGTCATGA
- a CDS encoding tyrosine-type recombinase/integrase, whose translation MSAYLAWLKQHRGATDETIRRYRTDIRRLMPMLGEPSQWDAAGLRSAFQRRSKETPGSESLLVTIMRSYIRFLVVRGECRPALLHAVPSVQRYRLSTLPRHVDPATIERIIAACPTDRPVEVRDKAIILLLARLGLRAADIQNMRLDDIDWRSGHLTVKGKTRRPDRLPLPQDVGDAILAYLAAARPKAAEEHLFLRAQAPFRPFRSSAEIAGIVARTRDRGGIEGVPTGSHIFRHSLATNLLRAGAGLESVGTILRHSSPETTAIYAKVDLPMLMKIAQPWPGEQSC comes from the coding sequence ATGTCGGCTTACTTGGCATGGCTCAAGCAACACCGCGGCGCCACGGACGAGACGATCCGGCGCTACCGGACCGATATCAGACGGCTCATGCCAATGCTGGGCGAGCCTTCGCAATGGGATGCCGCCGGACTCAGGAGCGCATTCCAACGACGAAGCAAGGAGACGCCGGGGTCGGAATCGCTGCTCGTCACGATAATGAGGAGCTACATCCGGTTTCTGGTCGTGCGTGGCGAGTGCCGGCCGGCATTGTTGCATGCAGTTCCATCAGTACAGCGCTACCGCCTTTCGACGCTGCCGCGCCACGTCGACCCGGCAACGATCGAGAGGATCATTGCGGCCTGTCCGACAGATCGTCCGGTGGAAGTCCGGGACAAGGCCATCATTCTCCTGCTCGCCAGGCTCGGCCTGCGGGCTGCCGATATTCAGAACATGCGTCTCGACGACATCGACTGGCGATCCGGCCACCTGACGGTCAAGGGCAAGACGCGTCGCCCGGACCGCCTGCCATTGCCGCAGGATGTTGGCGACGCGATCCTGGCATATCTTGCGGCAGCCCGCCCGAAGGCCGCCGAAGAGCATCTGTTCCTGCGTGCACAAGCACCGTTTCGGCCATTCCGCTCGTCCGCTGAGATCGCGGGCATCGTCGCTCGTACGCGCGACCGCGGTGGGATCGAAGGAGTGCCGACCGGGTCGCACATATTCCGGCATTCGCTTGCCACCAACCTGCTGCGCGCGGGCGCAGGCCTGGAGTCCGTCGGGACCATCCTGCGTCACAGCTCGCCCGAGACCACTGCCATCTACGCCAAGGTCGATCTGCCGATGCTCATGAAGATCGCGCAGCCCTGGCCGGGAGAACAGTCATGCTGA
- a CDS encoding tyrosine-type recombinase/integrase has protein sequence MLNIHISRYVALHRSLGLKFSEQERMLRLYAAYAGGFGDRHIQVQRIYDWCHTASSQNVARRRFDTVRNFSRFIQADDPVYEVPPAGVFGRGKRPRPTPTIIEPEQVRAIMTAALDVASQDTISPYTYHYLFGLLAATGRRERVLPLWKETQFALRAWLAIRPDAQAAEIFLNASGQPMTRDGFAFRLAEHVKAAAEKQPSILGKRVTPHVLRHSCAMHTLAATGDIRKVALWLGHASIQSTETYLRADPEEKLQILAAHGAPAIRPGRFKPQSDDLLSMLQEIRAGGHVKI, from the coding sequence ATGCTGAACATCCACATTTCCAGATACGTGGCGCTGCATCGCAGCCTCGGGCTGAAGTTCTCTGAACAGGAACGCATGCTGCGCCTGTACGCCGCCTACGCCGGAGGATTCGGCGACCGGCACATCCAAGTCCAGCGGATCTACGACTGGTGCCACACGGCGAGTTCGCAGAATGTGGCCCGCCGGAGGTTTGATACCGTTCGCAACTTCAGCCGCTTTATCCAAGCCGATGATCCAGTTTACGAGGTGCCGCCTGCCGGTGTCTTCGGTCGGGGCAAGCGGCCACGCCCGACACCGACCATCATCGAACCGGAACAGGTCCGGGCGATCATGACCGCGGCGTTGGACGTTGCGTCCCAAGACACGATCAGCCCATACACGTACCATTATTTGTTCGGCTTGCTGGCGGCGACAGGTCGGCGTGAACGGGTCCTCCCGCTCTGGAAGGAGACTCAGTTCGCATTGCGCGCGTGGCTTGCGATCCGCCCCGATGCGCAAGCTGCCGAGATATTCCTCAATGCCAGCGGGCAACCCATGACCCGCGACGGATTTGCGTTCCGTTTGGCGGAGCACGTCAAGGCCGCGGCAGAGAAGCAGCCGTCGATCCTTGGAAAGCGCGTAACACCGCACGTGCTGCGCCATTCCTGCGCAATGCACACGCTCGCGGCGACCGGGGACATTCGCAAGGTCGCATTATGGCTCGGGCACGCCAGCATCCAGAGCACCGAGACCTATTTGCGCGCCGATCCCGAGGAAAAGCTGCAAATTCTCGCGGCGCACGGCGCCCCTGCCATCAGGCCCGGGCGCTTCAAGCCGCAAAGCGACGATCTACTATCAATGCTTCAGGAAATACGTGCAGGAGGTCATGTCAAAATTTGA
- a CDS encoding IS5 family transposase, which produces MWTDTTRALHARSMLALPTDLTDAEWAFFEPLLPPPAKTGRPRKWEMRRIVEAIFYLLRGGLPWRMLPPCFPPVSTVRRWFYIWRDTGLWQALNHGLLMLVREAQGREASPSAGVIDSQSVKTTESGGPRGYDAGKKIKGRKRHILTDTEGNLVHAVVHTADIQDRDGAPMVLGGVIKRFPWLRHVFADGGYAGQKLKDALKPLGSWMIAIIKRSDTVKGFEVLPRRWVVERTIAWLNRNRRLAKDFEQTIASATAWLFAASVQAFIRRAARHCHSTN; this is translated from the coding sequence ATGTGGACCGATACCACTCGCGCTCTCCATGCGCGAAGCATGCTAGCTTTACCAACAGATTTAACCGATGCCGAATGGGCTTTCTTCGAGCCACTTCTTCCTCCACCAGCAAAGACAGGTCGACCACGGAAGTGGGAGATGCGCCGGATTGTTGAGGCCATCTTCTATCTGCTCCGGGGTGGGCTGCCATGGCGAATGCTGCCACCTTGCTTTCCACCGGTCTCAACGGTGCGACGCTGGTTCTACATATGGCGCGATACTGGGCTATGGCAGGCCTTGAACCATGGCCTTCTTATGCTGGTCCGTGAAGCACAGGGGCGTGAGGCCTCGCCCAGCGCCGGTGTGATCGACAGCCAGAGCGTCAAAACCACTGAAAGTGGCGGACCTCGGGGCTACGATGCTGGAAAGAAGATCAAAGGCCGCAAGCGTCACATCCTAACCGACACCGAGGGCAATCTGGTTCACGCCGTCGTCCATACCGCTGACATTCAGGATCGCGATGGAGCTCCGATGGTCTTGGGCGGCGTCATCAAGCGGTTTCCCTGGCTGCGGCACGTGTTCGCTGATGGCGGATATGCTGGCCAGAAACTGAAGGATGCCCTGAAGCCTTTGGGTAGCTGGATGATCGCAATCATCAAACGCTCCGACACGGTCAAGGGCTTCGAAGTCTTGCCCCGCCGGTGGGTTGTCGAAAGGACAATCGCCTGGCTCAACCGAAATCGCCGACTTGCCAAGGACTTCGAGCAGACCATCGCATCTGCCACCGCTTGGCTCTTCGCGGCCTCGGTACAAGCCTTCATCCGGCGTGCCGCAAGACACTGTCATTCAACAAATTAG
- a CDS encoding IS5 family transposase translates to MVTWTGIARREHSREGLRYPSDMTDAEWALSAPFVPPAKRGGRPRTADMREVLNAILYIAASGCAWRLLPKCFPPVSTVQRYFYAWRDAGLFEAINTVLVMNLRGIEGREASPSAGVIDSQSVKTTESGGITGFDAGKKVKGRKRHILTDTCGFLIFILVHTADIQDRDGAVDVLAAVRTRFPWLRHVFADGGYAGDKLRSALVGMGRWTIQIIKRSDKAKGFEVLPRRWVVERTFAWLGRCRRLAKDWEKSIASSTAWALIASIRMLTRRTARYCWN, encoded by the coding sequence ATGGTGACATGGACTGGTATTGCCCGGCGTGAGCATAGCCGGGAGGGATTGCGATATCCATCGGATATGACCGATGCGGAGTGGGCGCTGTCAGCGCCATTCGTTCCTCCGGCCAAGCGCGGAGGCCGACCTCGAACGGCAGACATGCGCGAAGTTTTGAACGCGATACTCTACATTGCCGCGAGCGGGTGTGCGTGGCGACTTTTGCCCAAGTGCTTTCCGCCGGTGTCGACGGTGCAGCGCTACTTTTACGCCTGGCGCGATGCCGGTCTGTTTGAAGCCATCAACACCGTGCTGGTTATGAACTTGCGGGGAATCGAAGGACGCGAAGCCTCGCCGAGTGCTGGAGTGATCGATAGCCAGTCGGTGAAGACCACTGAAAGTGGCGGAATTACGGGCTTTGACGCTGGCAAGAAGGTCAAAGGCCGCAAGCGGCACATCCTGACAGACACCTGCGGCTTCCTGATCTTCATTCTCGTCCACACCGCCGACATTCAGGATCGCGACGGTGCTGTCGATGTGCTGGCCGCTGTTCGCACGCGGTTCCCCTGGCTGCGCCATGTGTTCGCTGATGGCGGCTATGCCGGCGACAAACTACGATCCGCTCTCGTCGGCATGGGCAGGTGGACAATCCAGATCATCAAGCGTTCCGACAAAGCCAAGGGCTTCGAGGTGCTACCACGCCGATGGGTTGTAGAGCGAACCTTCGCATGGCTTGGCCGCTGCCGACGCCTTGCCAAGGACTGGGAAAAGTCCATCGCGTCTTCAACCGCATGGGCACTCATAGCTTCAATCCGAATGCTCACGCGCCGAACCGCAAGATATTGCTGGAATTGA